One Ctenopharyngodon idella isolate HZGC_01 chromosome 3, HZGC01, whole genome shotgun sequence genomic window, TGTGCATGAGAAAATAAACCGCTTAACCTATTATCACAAGCAAAGACATTCTCTATTAATAATCACCTCTTTACTTCGTTCATCCAAGACTTCCACAAATTTTGCAGGAAACCAGCCTAAAAAGACAAGGTTATGGGAAATACAGATTGACTTCTAAGTGTAGTAGGGACCATTTCAGAAAATCAGATTTAACGTTTATAGAGTGGTGTAGgtatgacgtcactttgtaggccaatcggcagttagcatcaccctagttccctcgacaaaaacccaataggatttttccataggCTTCTGGATTATCGTGAAAAACAAGCTCTGTGATCAACAACAGTTTATgatacttacacgttttgtccatcaagaataattattaaaaagcgGACTGAGCTTACCTGTTCGGCGTGATGACGTTTAATCTCCCTGACtgcctctgtagtcccatttagccacttgttagcaaccgcctttttcaagacacataacagcttttaaaaaaaatcgcGTGTGGGGTAATACTGATGGATTTTATTtcgtagaataaaacgtgaaagtgTCATGAGCTTaagttcaccacagaccttatttcagccatttaaccaaaatcccattcaaaaaacccattgactttggcACAATGGAACctgaagtgctaaaatgctaactcgtttccgcgttttggcctacaaagtgatgtcatacctgcaccactctactGTAAACTCATCTCATCTCACCTCTCAGGCCGTTCAGCTCTCCCACCCAGCAGTGCTCATCTTTCTGTGAGATGATCTAAGaataaacagaaacacacagttaagaatcaagggtaagGCATCAGTTAACATGTTTAAAAGACAGAGACAGCAGATGCGCACTGTGATGATGTCATTCTTCCGGAAGCCCAGTTCATCATCATCGTGCCGTTCAAAGTCCAGTAAGGCTTTGGCTCGTCTCCGACGATTCCTGGACACGACCAGGAAGTTCTCGTGATCCCTTTGATGACTCTCCATAGAATAATCTGGAGTCAAATCCTAGAGAGAGGGACACACACaagaaatgtacaaaaaatgtttttgggctataataaaaattaaggtCAACAgttgctaataataataataaatataattattactattattacaataattacaatactgtaaatattattattacaatttttatcattagtataattattaataaacaatgatataataatgataaaaaattatTGATGGCTACAAGTAAGATGGACAGAAGTTTTCTTCCAGTTTAATTTTCAGAGGAATTCAGTATTATCAAATGAAATATCTGGCTTGATATCTGACTACTTAATGATTATAATTGATTAATAACTCAAGACTCTCCATGACTCACAGTGGTCTGTTTACAGGGAATGCAAGTGTGCTGCTAATTTCTTGTTGCATAAGCCTAATTTATACAATTCAACAAAACAACTCAGTGAGTCATCCGGTCAGCTCAGTGCAACCATACATGAGTCACAGTGTTGCGGTTTCAGTGCAAATGTTCTGTTTCTAATTGAATTCTTCCTGGCAGATTCATTTGATTGAGTGGCTCTTACAGTGCTGCAGTTGCGAGGGTCCAGGCAGTGAAAGTGCTCTGCGGTGCGACTGATGGCTTCTCTAAGCGCTGCCACCAGCTCTgtctgtttaatgtttttggccTTCATCGCCTCCACCTCGTCCTCGCCCCAGAGCAGCGAGCTCAGGGTGGATTTCCTGTGCAGGCTCTGTCTGCGGACCACCTGCACAATGACACACAACTATAAGTGAGCCTTCGATCAGATTTTGTATCTTGTCATTGGGGTGTGTCAAACTGTGTGCATCACAGAGGATGGTTAAAGATGCTTTTCATGATCTCACTTTGTTGAGGTTGGTGTGGAGAGAGTGGGAGTTGGAGTTGAGCTGGGCCTGCTCTGCCAGGATGTAGGCCAAATGCTTGTGTCTGTGTGCATCTAGGTTATCCTGAGACAGAGATCCTGCCAGACGCACAGCCTCTCCCAGCACTGCGGCCCCATCCTCTAGTTGACTGGGCAGATCTGACAGAGTGTTGAAGATGGATGCCGAGTTCTCAGACGATACCAGCTCTTCCTCCTTAGGAACACAGGAAGAAACGATTATTACTGACTGTGTGTCAAATCAAACACTCATCATTGCCTTATTTAACATATGAAGGCATAGTTAATagaatctattttttttttattacaaagtcatacaaaaaaacaaagcaaaacaaccAAAGACATGAGCTACCTTGATCTTCAGCATGCCCAGTGTAACCTGGAAGAGCACCACTGAACCCTCGTAGAAGAGCAGGTCCCAGATTCGCAGCAGGATGCGTATGTCCACCACACTGGCAAAGGCAGTGAGGAACCAGTGCAGCGTGATTAAAGACAGTTCTGAGAGGGAAAACATGAACATTaggtagggctgcacgatttatcgaaATATCACAAATGTACACATCACGATATGTATATTGCAATGGCTTGCGATATTTGACTGATTTTAATAGGCTacaacaaaaagtcaaaattttagGTCGATGCATACAGCAGAGAATAGACTGGGCACACGACTGTTACTTACGTGTGACCTGCTTGACATTAAAAGAGCTATTAAGCGCAGTAAGCTGCAGAAAACAACTCATTGCGGTACCCGCGCTGTCCGACACACACCCAAAGTGCTTGTGCGATCCTGAATTTAGTTCCCTTTTGCGGCTTACTGCACttgaacagtcaaatacacacacagttatgtctaAATCCCTGTCTTGCTGAGTATTTGTGTCATTacctactcaccctcatgtcgttccaaacccgtaaaacttaaattcatctttggaatgcaaatgaagatctttttgatgaaatttgagcgatttctgtccctccatagacagctacgcaatgACATTTTCACACTACAAAAAGTAACATGCATGACTCATGAGCTACTAGCTAATGTAATAAGTTAGCTTAAGTTTAGCTAAGGCAATATCATGGCCATACATACAGGCTAATGTACTGTACTTAATGGAAACACTACAGGTGAACACAGTAAAATTTGTGTCTAACAACGTCATCACATTCGCCACATTGATATGCAAATGAATTAACCAATTAAAATGTGCTAATCTGCATACACTTGACACTGCAGGTGAATAGGATTtctcatttttgcagtgtttttttcctgtaaaattaacaaaatagcAGCAACAGCTTTTTCCAGTTTAGTGTGAAgatttgtgtttaattttgaAGTGTTATGTATTCCATTACCACCAAAAGAATTAAAACGATTTATTGCCTTgctcaaaataaacaaatcattAGTGAAACTATGTCCCTCTCCTTGGTGCAGTCATTTATTCTCAATATATACTTGAGACTAGTAGCATAGAAAACATGCACATTGTAGCAAAGTTTCCTTTGACGTTGCCTTCTCTTGTGATAAACCTAGTGAATACTAAAGAAGACCATGGTCTCTGCGtaaactgattattttgtagaaagTTGTTGAGTATGAAACAATTGCGTGAGTGTgagggaattaaaataaatcggTAAGGAAGAgttgtgttaatatatttaacgttttgtttacatttttttttaaaataaataattataagaaGTGCCCTTTTTTCCACTTGAGCCCATGCCCCCCAAAACGTCTGTGCACGTCCCTGGTCAGAGGAATATAATTGGAAAGAAGGGTTACGATCAGGCAAGAACTAGGACACGCATTAATATTGGAAAAGCTTTCTAGTGCTGGAGAGAAGTTAGAGAGCGGGACGGCCTAAAAAACAGACACCCGAGGTTGCTTTGTTTCTGCTTGATACGCGAGTAACATTGAATTTTGAATTGGTTGTTGTTGAATCACAGCTGTCTGATGCAGCTGCTGTTCGTGGTTGCCTGTGTTGCATTGTGTGTTCGTTATTTTTGGGGCGGAGCAAtgagtgtttgttttggtgtcgatttcaaatatcaacagtgtttctcagaaatcgcttactgtaCCTTTACAATGTTAATTAAGACTTTTGTTATACCACTTAAGATATTTAAGTCTTGTTATTATGACCTTAAATTTGAGCAAACTGAATTTAAGACTTTTAAGGACCCTCTAAATGTGAGGCTGTGTGCGTCTCACCAATGTCATGCTCCTGTAGCAGCTGGTCCAGACGAGGCAGATACTGCACTATGAGCTGTCTGAGCACACGCTGGTCAGTTTGAACTCCCAACAAAGTGGAGGAGAAGTATGAGGGAGGCAGCATGTCCTCTATCAGAGCACACATCATCCACAGAGCATCTTCCTCCTCCAGAAACAACAGCAGGCAGGACACCACCTGCATCaaagacaaacacacatgcCACAGAGTCTGACACCTGGTGACTCAAAAGTTAGACAACAGAGAGACAAAGAGTCTGTGTTAAGGTTGCTCCTCACCATGCCAGTGCCCTGACAGTAGCCGATGTCGGGATACAGCCACGCAAGCCCTTTCAGGACCCGCCTGAGCTTGGGCACCCCCACACTCGACAAAGTGCTGAAGCATGCATTAGTAGGCATGGTCCGCAAAAGATCCTTTTCTATCTGcagcacagacagagagagaaccTTAATAAAGGAAATATTGCAAGACggtaataaattaatcaaacacATCACAAGTAAAATTCATATTGATGTTAGCTGAGACAAAACCCAAATGAAGATAATTCAAAACCATTATTGTGGCAGACAGATCAAATTAAAAGTAGTTATACTTTTAatggggacctataatgcctctTTTACAAGTCTCTCGTGTCTCCAGGatgtgtctgtaaagtttcagctcaaaataccccacagatcatttattattatagcttgtcaaatttgcccctacttgggtgtgagcaaaaacatgctgtttttgtgtccctttaaatgcgaatgggctgctgctcctggcctgctttccaaaagagggcggagctttaacagctcgtgcttcagttgttcaacaacaacaaagctggacaatctcacgcagccaaaatgacgatggtcagtaacggtgttcagccttacattgttcaaaccagagtcggacactgatggagagacaaTTTatagatgtttctgaatggttagtggataaatttatgtagttgctgtggagttgattcaactcatcgactagcatgtgccgtcatgttaatcttttgtgcaaatccagcgtttaattgaccctcgtttgtgaagcagtctggcgaaAAATGACGGTATGGCAACTATACTCTACtactacaactcttcctcttctctaaagcagcccaacatggcctcacccctttgttgcgtgttctcgggggcagggtttatgtaaaaaaaaaacaggaagaagcttgttttaaacagatttctgtaaaagaaaatatctccctttgcattgaactttgggcctcgtaactttgcagatgttgtttatgctcaaacagcaacattacacactaactaaagttttaaaaaaacaaactttaaacatatcccaagacttttattttgagatATTCAGATATTATCTTTTACGCATATTTTTTACGCATTattaacagttgtgctgcttaatattttgttgaaatcgTTATACATCTTTTTGGGGGATTCTCTGATaaataggaagttcaaaagaacaacatttatttgaaatagaaatttctacttcaaataa contains:
- the sgsm3 gene encoding small G protein signaling modulator 3 isoform X4 — its product is MSTGSYTPAPGGPFSALTPSMWPQDILAKYFQKDPSMEAELQYDEFGFRTDSEDGVETRKWLRGEGAPEREDPQQRLRWQAHLEFTHNNTVGDLTWDKISPTLARSDRLRSLVLGGIPHSMRPQLWMRLSGALQKKRTSEISYREIVKNSSNDDTTSAKQIEKDLLRTMPTNACFSTLSSVGVPKLRRVLKGLAWLYPDIGYCQGTGMVVSCLLLFLEEEDALWMMCALIEDMLPPSYFSSTLLGVQTDQRVLRQLIVQYLPRLDQLLQEHDIELSLITLHWFLTAFASVVDIRILLRIWDLLFYEGSVVLFQVTLGMLKIKEEELVSSENSASIFNTLSDLPSQLEDGAAVLGEAVRLAGSLSQDNLDAHRHKHLAYILAEQAQLNSNSHSLHTNLNKVVRRQSLHRKSTLSSLLWGEDEVEAMKAKNIKQTELVAALREAISRTAEHFHCLDPRNCSTDLTPDYSMESHQRDHENFLVVSRNRRRRAKALLDFERHDDDELGFRKNDIITIISQKDEHCWVGELNGLRGWFPAKFVEVLDERSKEYSLAGDDTVTEAVNDLVRGTLCPALKAIFQHGLKKPSILGGPCHPWLFIEEAASREVERDFNSVYSRLVLCKTYRLDEDGKVLTPEELLYRAVQSVNMSHDAAHVQMDVKFRSLICVGLNEQVLHLWLEVLCSSMSAVEKWYHPWSFLRSPGWVQIKCELRVLSKFAFSLSQDCELPTKKEEKEQRPLKEGVQDMLVKHHLFSWDIDG
- the sgsm3 gene encoding small G protein signaling modulator 3 isoform X1; the encoded protein is MSTGSYTPAPGGPFSALTPSMWPQDILAKYFQKDPSMEAELQYDEFGFRTDSEDGVETRKWLRGEGAPEREDPQQRLRWQAHLEFTHNNTVGDLTWDKISPTLARSDRLRSLVLGGIPHSMRPQLWMRLSGALQKKRTSEISYREIVKNSSNDDTTSAKQVLSLSVLQIEKDLLRTMPTNACFSTLSSVGVPKLRRVLKGLAWLYPDIGYCQGTGMVVSCLLLFLEEEDALWMMCALIEDMLPPSYFSSTLLGVQTDQRVLRQLIVQYLPRLDQLLQEHDIELSLITLHWFLTAFASVVDIRILLRIWDLLFYEGSVVLFQVTLGMLKIKEEELVSSENSASIFNTLSDLPSQLEDGAAVLGEAVRLAGSLSQDNLDAHRHKHLAYILAEQAQLNSNSHSLHTNLNKVVRRQSLHRKSTLSSLLWGEDEVEAMKAKNIKQTELVAALREAISRTAEHFHCLDPRNCSTDLTPDYSMESHQRDHENFLVVSRNRRRRAKALLDFERHDDDELGFRKNDIITIISQKDEHCWVGELNGLRGWFPAKFVEVLDERSKEYSLAGDDTVTEAVNDLVRGTLCPALKAIFQHGLKKPSILGGPCHPWLFIEEAASREVERDFNSVYSRLVLCKTYRLDEDGKVLTPEELLYRAVQSVNMSHDAAHVQMDVKFRSLICVGLNEQVLHLWLEVLCSSMSAVEKWYHPWSFLRSPGWVQIKCELRVLSKFAFSLSQDCELPTKKEEKEQRPLKEGVQDMLVKHHLFSWDIDG
- the sgsm3 gene encoding small G protein signaling modulator 3 isoform X2, with amino-acid sequence MSSSYTPAPGGPFSALTPSMWPQDILAKYFQKDPSMEAELQYDEFGFRTDSEDGVETRKWLRGEGAPEREDPQQRLRWQAHLEFTHNNTVGDLTWDKISPTLARSDRLRSLVLGGIPHSMRPQLWMRLSGALQKKRTSEISYREIVKNSSNDDTTSAKQVLSLSVLQIEKDLLRTMPTNACFSTLSSVGVPKLRRVLKGLAWLYPDIGYCQGTGMVVSCLLLFLEEEDALWMMCALIEDMLPPSYFSSTLLGVQTDQRVLRQLIVQYLPRLDQLLQEHDIELSLITLHWFLTAFASVVDIRILLRIWDLLFYEGSVVLFQVTLGMLKIKEEELVSSENSASIFNTLSDLPSQLEDGAAVLGEAVRLAGSLSQDNLDAHRHKHLAYILAEQAQLNSNSHSLHTNLNKVVRRQSLHRKSTLSSLLWGEDEVEAMKAKNIKQTELVAALREAISRTAEHFHCLDPRNCSTDLTPDYSMESHQRDHENFLVVSRNRRRRAKALLDFERHDDDELGFRKNDIITIISQKDEHCWVGELNGLRGWFPAKFVEVLDERSKEYSLAGDDTVTEAVNDLVRGTLCPALKAIFQHGLKKPSILGGPCHPWLFIEEAASREVERDFNSVYSRLVLCKTYRLDEDGKVLTPEELLYRAVQSVNMSHDAAHVQMDVKFRSLICVGLNEQVLHLWLEVLCSSMSAVEKWYHPWSFLRSPGWVQIKCELRVLSKFAFSLSQDCELPTKKEEKEQRPLKEGVQDMLVKHHLFSWDIDG
- the sgsm3 gene encoding small G protein signaling modulator 3 isoform X3 produces the protein MSTGSYTPAPGGPFSALTPSMWPQDILAKYFQKDPSMEAELQYDEFGFRTDSEDGVETRKWLRGEGAPEREDPQQRLRWQAHLEFTHNNTVGDLTWDKISPTLARSDRLRSLVLGGIPHSMRPQLWMRLSGALQKKRTSEISYREIVKNSSNDDTTSAKQVLSLSVLQIEKDLLRTMPTNACFSTLSSVGVPKLRRVLKGLAWLYPDIGYCQGTGMVVSCLLLFLEEEDALWMMCALIEDMLPPSYFSSTLLGVQTDQRVLRQLIVQYLPRLDQLLQEHDIELSLITLHWFLTAFASVVDIRILLRIWDLLFYEGSVVLFQVTLGMLKIKEEELVSSENSASIFNTLSDLPSQLEDGAAVLGEAVRLAGSLSQDNLDAHRHKHLAYILAEQAQLNSNSHSLHTNLNKVVRRQSLHRKSTLSSLLWGEDEVEAMKAKNIKQTELVAALREAISRTAEHFHCLDPRNCSTDLTPDYSMESHQRDHENFLVVSRNRRRRAKALLDFERHDDDELGFRKNDIITIISQKDEHCWVGELNGLRGWFPAKFVEVLDERSKEYSLAGDDTVTEAVNDLVRGTLCPALKAIFQHGLKKPSILGGPCHPWLFIEEAASREVERDFNSVYSRLVLCKTYRLDEDGKVLTPEELLYRAVQSVNMSHDAAHVQMDVKFRSLICVGLNEQVLHLWLEVLCSSMSAVEKWYHPWSFLRSPGWVQIKCELRVLSKFAFSLSQDCELPTKKEKSPVLKSEVVDVLVQHHLFSWDL